One Sediminicola sp. YIK13 DNA segment encodes these proteins:
- a CDS encoding endonuclease MutS2: protein MNNIQQKTLQDLEFFTVLDQLSLRCNTELGKEKALTVVPFYSKESILNSLGQTSEYLASYTNDNRVPNHGFDAIHQELKLLKIENTSLEITGFRKIGNICNTVTTHLKFFKKFKEYYPLLYKASDVIELNSDIPTQIDMVIDRFGEIKDNASDNLKTIRHEINFVKGKINQSFGSALNTYNASDFLDEIRESVVENRRVLAVKAMYRKKVKGAVMGSSKTGSIVYIEPEATLKYSRELNNLEFDETEEIKKILKYLTEHIRPHAPLLHTYQEFLTDMDITAAKAKYAMDMNAVMPEISSDKKMNLRDAYHPLLYLSNKRKKEKTYPQTIALYPENRIIVISGPNAGGKSITLKTIGLLQVMVQSGMLIPVHERSTVCLFDKILTDIGDNQSIENHLSTYSYRLKNMNSFLRKCNESTLFLIDEFGTGSDPELGGALAETFLEVFYERGAYGVITTHYSNLKMLANELPEMTNANMLFNSSTLEPTYQLVLGQAGSSFTFEVAQKNGIPYSLINKAKKKIERGKVRFDATIAKLQKERSKMEKTGSQLKEEESKAREEAKRLEDLNSKIKSKLENYQELYDHNQRMIYLGNKLNDAAGKYFQDKKKRPLVSELLRIVETENSKRKKKSVKEVKIEKQKKVEVAQELEQKIVKVREDKKKEKKKAIVQEKNKPRPIFKIGDRVRLQDGKAVGSIDSLEKNKAVVNYGVFTTNVSVEQLELVQAKK from the coding sequence ATGAACAACATTCAACAAAAAACACTACAAGATTTAGAATTTTTTACTGTTTTGGACCAACTATCCCTCCGTTGCAATACAGAATTGGGAAAAGAAAAGGCCTTGACCGTTGTTCCCTTTTACAGTAAAGAGAGTATTTTGAATAGTTTAGGGCAAACCTCTGAATACTTGGCATCTTACACTAATGACAATAGGGTTCCCAATCACGGGTTCGATGCCATACACCAAGAATTGAAACTCCTAAAAATTGAGAACACCAGTCTTGAAATTACCGGTTTCCGAAAAATTGGAAATATCTGTAATACGGTTACCACCCACCTTAAATTTTTTAAAAAATTTAAGGAATATTACCCTTTGTTGTACAAGGCCTCTGACGTAATTGAACTAAATTCCGATATCCCAACCCAGATAGATATGGTCATTGACCGTTTTGGAGAAATAAAGGACAATGCTTCGGACAATTTAAAAACTATCAGACACGAAATTAACTTTGTCAAAGGAAAAATAAATCAAAGTTTCGGTTCCGCTTTAAACACCTATAACGCCTCTGATTTTTTGGATGAAATCCGGGAATCTGTGGTAGAAAACCGAAGGGTTCTCGCTGTTAAGGCCATGTATCGGAAAAAAGTAAAAGGAGCTGTTATGGGTTCCTCTAAGACTGGGAGCATTGTTTATATAGAGCCAGAGGCTACGTTAAAATACAGTAGGGAATTGAACAATCTAGAATTTGATGAAACTGAGGAAATCAAAAAGATCCTAAAATACCTTACAGAGCACATTAGACCCCATGCCCCCTTGTTGCATACATACCAAGAGTTTTTGACAGATATGGATATTACGGCTGCAAAAGCTAAATATGCCATGGACATGAATGCTGTGATGCCAGAAATTAGTTCGGACAAGAAGATGAACCTCAGGGATGCCTACCATCCTTTATTGTATTTGAGCAATAAAAGAAAAAAGGAAAAAACGTATCCACAGACCATAGCCCTTTACCCTGAAAATAGGATCATAGTGATCTCGGGCCCCAACGCCGGGGGGAAAAGTATCACTTTAAAGACTATTGGGTTGCTTCAGGTAATGGTGCAAAGTGGAATGCTTATTCCCGTTCACGAGCGCAGTACCGTATGCCTGTTCGATAAAATATTGACAGATATCGGGGATAATCAATCCATTGAAAACCACCTGAGTACTTATAGCTACCGTTTAAAAAACATGAACAGCTTCTTGCGAAAATGCAATGAAAGCACCCTCTTTTTAATTGATGAGTTTGGGACAGGGAGCGATCCGGAACTTGGTGGGGCTCTGGCAGAAACCTTTTTGGAGGTATTTTACGAACGCGGAGCCTATGGGGTAATTACCACCCATTATTCCAACCTTAAAATGTTGGCCAACGAACTCCCGGAAATGACCAATGCCAACATGTTGTTCAATTCCAGTACCCTGGAGCCCACCTACCAATTAGTTTTGGGACAGGCAGGAAGCTCCTTTACATTTGAAGTGGCACAAAAAAATGGAATTCCCTATAGTCTTATCAATAAAGCAAAGAAAAAAATAGAACGCGGAAAGGTTCGATTTGATGCCACCATAGCCAAGCTCCAAAAAGAAAGGAGCAAAATGGAAAAAACAGGGTCTCAATTAAAGGAAGAAGAATCGAAAGCCAGGGAAGAAGCAAAACGTTTGGAGGACCTCAATTCAAAGATAAAATCCAAGTTGGAAAATTACCAAGAGCTCTATGATCACAACCAACGCATGATCTATTTGGGGAACAAACTCAATGACGCAGCAGGGAAATATTTCCAAGACAAGAAGAAAAGGCCCTTGGTCTCGGAATTGTTACGCATCGTAGAAACCGAAAATAGCAAACGCAAGAAGAAAAGTGTAAAAGAGGTCAAAATAGAAAAGCAGAAGAAGGTAGAAGTAGCCCAGGAATTGGAGCAAAAAATAGTCAAGGTCAGGGAGGACAAAAAGAAAGAGAAGAAAAAAGCTATTGTCCAAGAAAAAAACAAACCAAGACCCATCTTTAAAATTGGAGACAGGGTACGCTTACAGGATGGTAAGGCAGTTGGGAGTATAGACAGTCTTGAAAAAAACAAGGCAGTGGTCAATTATGGTGTTTTTACTACCAACGTAAGTGTAGAGCAATTGGAGCTGGTGCAAGCCAAAAAATAA
- a CDS encoding uracil-DNA glycosylase, whose product MNINIHPSWREHLYEEFNKSYFLNLVLFVKHEYETYTCYPKSDHIFAAFDYCPFQETKVVIIGQDPYHGPNQAHGLCFSVQDDMNHPPSLTNIFKELESDIGKSYPESGSLENWAKQGVLLINATLTVRANEAGSHQKKGWETFTDRVIEKISKEREGIIFLLWGGFAKKKIKLIDTTKHSVLMSGHPSPLSANRGYWFGNRHFSKCNELLTDAKKEAIVW is encoded by the coding sequence ATGAACATCAATATACATCCTAGTTGGAGGGAGCATCTTTACGAAGAGTTTAACAAGTCGTATTTTTTAAATTTAGTTCTCTTTGTAAAACACGAATATGAAACCTATACGTGTTATCCAAAAAGTGATCATATTTTTGCAGCTTTTGATTACTGTCCATTTCAGGAAACCAAAGTAGTTATCATAGGGCAGGACCCTTATCATGGACCTAATCAGGCCCATGGCCTGTGTTTTTCTGTACAGGATGATATGAACCATCCACCCTCCTTGACCAACATATTCAAGGAATTGGAATCTGATATTGGGAAGTCGTACCCCGAAAGTGGAAGCTTGGAAAATTGGGCGAAACAAGGAGTGCTTTTAATAAATGCCACCTTAACGGTCCGTGCAAATGAGGCTGGGAGCCATCAAAAGAAGGGATGGGAAACATTTACGGATAGGGTCATTGAAAAAATATCTAAAGAGCGGGAAGGTATCATTTTTTTATTGTGGGGCGGGTTTGCGAAAAAGAAGATAAAATTAATTGATACGACCAAACATAGCGTGCTTATGTCAGGACATCCATCGCCTTTGAGTGCCAATAGGGGATATTGGTTTGGTAATCGCCATTTTAGCAAGTGTAATGAGCTATTGACTGATGCTAAAAAAGAAGCTATCGTATGGTAA
- a CDS encoding response regulator codes for MTQFSIKSVLLVDDDPAATFINKVFIRNLPLDVDVYAATDGKDALDLLDEISISLNGHESFIPCLLILDIKMPVMDGWEFLDAYTDRYSKEIKNNITVVVTTMSQDERDIIKASNNPMIKEFVQKPLSDEKLLEIIERHFMEKQH; via the coding sequence GTGACCCAATTTTCTATTAAATCTGTTTTACTTGTTGATGATGATCCTGCTGCAACATTCATCAATAAAGTGTTTATACGTAATTTGCCTTTGGATGTAGATGTGTATGCTGCTACAGATGGTAAGGATGCCCTGGATTTATTAGATGAAATAAGCATAAGCTTAAATGGACATGAGTCATTTATTCCATGCTTGCTGATATTGGATATTAAGATGCCGGTAATGGACGGATGGGAGTTCTTGGACGCCTATACGGATCGCTATTCCAAAGAAATCAAAAACAACATTACTGTGGTGGTGACAACCATGAGCCAGGATGAACGAGATATTATCAAGGCCAGTAATAATCCAATGATCAAAGAATTTGTCCAAAAACCCCTTTCCGATGAAAAACTATTGGAAATTATAGAAAGACATTTTATGGAAAAACAACATTAG
- a CDS encoding substrate-binding domain-containing protein — translation MKTVKIIGVPEHFNFPWHLAIEEGAFEERGIDLQWSDIPEGTGKMCQMLQDGETDLAIILTEGIVKSIVEGNPVKIVQKYIESPLLWGIHVGAKSKYTQIKELENSKVAISRYGSGSHLMAYVNAKNNGWDTNTLDFEVINNLDGAVTALINGSADYFMWEHFTTKPLVDKGTFRRLGDCPTPWPCFVIAATDNFISKQKGTLAHILEVINLYTEEFKSIPSIDRNLSNAYEQQLEDIKEWLSITEWSQSQMDDKTLSEVQEQLKVLGLIEKKVAKENILHE, via the coding sequence ATGAAGACCGTTAAGATCATAGGAGTTCCAGAACATTTTAACTTTCCATGGCATTTGGCCATAGAAGAAGGTGCTTTTGAAGAACGGGGCATAGACCTGCAATGGTCCGATATTCCCGAAGGCACTGGGAAAATGTGTCAAATGCTACAAGATGGGGAAACAGACCTTGCCATTATCCTTACAGAAGGTATTGTTAAGAGTATAGTAGAGGGAAATCCGGTTAAAATTGTTCAGAAATACATAGAATCGCCCTTACTCTGGGGTATTCATGTTGGTGCTAAAAGCAAGTATACCCAAATTAAAGAATTGGAAAATTCCAAGGTGGCCATTAGTAGATATGGCAGTGGCAGCCACTTAATGGCTTATGTGAATGCCAAGAATAACGGCTGGGATACCAATACATTGGATTTTGAGGTCATAAACAATCTCGATGGGGCGGTTACGGCCTTGATCAATGGTTCTGCAGATTATTTTATGTGGGAACACTTCACCACTAAACCATTGGTGGACAAGGGCACCTTTAGAAGGTTGGGAGATTGCCCTACCCCTTGGCCATGCTTTGTTATTGCTGCAACCGATAACTTCATATCGAAGCAAAAAGGCACTTTGGCCCATATTCTTGAGGTAATTAACCTGTATACAGAAGAATTTAAAAGTATCCCAAGTATCGATAGGAATTTGTCCAATGCCTATGAACAACAACTTGAAGATATCAAAGAATGGCTATCCATAACAGAATGGAGCCAATCGCAAATGGACGACAAAACCTTGTCAGAAGTTCAAGAACAATTAAAGGTATTGGGTTTGATTGAGAAGAAAGTTGCAAAGGAAAATATCCTACACGAATAG
- a CDS encoding nucleoside phosphorylase: MQLNPSEFILNADNSIYHLNLLPEDIAPTVITVGDPDRVSEVSKHFDHIEIKKGKREFHTHTGTLNGKRLTVMSTGIGTDNIDIVLNELDALVNIDFFTKKIKSKLTSLDIIRIGTSGSIHSDIPIDSFLMSEYAIGFDSLLQFYDSDHVQHHDIQKAFMDYTQWYNHKSTPYVVAYDKVLGAKLMSDEILLGFTATNVGFYGPQGRKLRLETQDNDLNGKLAAFRFNDLKITNLEMETSGIYGLAKLLGHRAVSMNCILANRSTGQFSNKPAESTEKLIQYTLQKITQ; encoded by the coding sequence ATGCAACTTAATCCATCTGAATTTATCTTAAATGCAGACAACAGCATTTATCACCTCAATTTACTGCCTGAAGATATCGCACCGACAGTTATTACCGTTGGTGATCCAGATAGGGTTTCAGAAGTTTCGAAACATTTTGACCATATTGAGATCAAAAAAGGCAAGAGGGAATTTCATACCCATACAGGTACCTTAAACGGCAAACGTCTTACGGTGATGTCAACAGGTATTGGGACCGATAATATTGATATCGTCCTCAACGAACTGGATGCTTTGGTAAATATTGATTTCTTCACCAAAAAAATCAAATCAAAGCTAACCTCCCTGGATATCATCAGAATTGGCACCTCCGGGTCCATCCATTCCGATATTCCTATTGATTCTTTCCTAATGAGCGAATATGCTATTGGTTTTGATAGCTTACTTCAATTCTATGATAGCGACCATGTGCAACATCACGATATACAAAAAGCATTTATGGACTATACCCAATGGTACAACCATAAATCGACCCCTTACGTGGTTGCTTACGATAAGGTTCTGGGCGCCAAACTGATGTCCGACGAAATACTATTGGGTTTCACAGCCACCAATGTGGGTTTTTATGGACCCCAGGGAAGGAAGTTGCGATTGGAAACCCAGGACAATGATTTAAATGGCAAACTGGCGGCGTTCAGATTTAACGACCTAAAAATAACCAATTTGGAAATGGAGACCTCAGGGATTTACGGTTTGGCAAAACTCTTGGGACATAGGGCAGTATCCATGAATTGTATTTTGGCAAACAGAAGTACTGGTCAGTTTTCCAATAAACCAGCAGAATCCACAGAAAAATTAATACAGTATACCCTACAAAAGATAACGCAGTAA
- a CDS encoding DUF1835 domain-containing protein: MSTQLHITNGDFLTQRLKSLDLKGDIITWREMLCEGKTLTAVGSESFWKARFEFLNKAYKISKTSFIEQTLKEYRSLCSHKQQDQIILWFDYDLFCQINMLAVISWLKTHRRHAEISLVSPVSVKEGETPKSLSEMEDHELLSIYGLRKTLTQDDIEYADYIWQLYCSNNPIRLENVGDFQNYQFDNLANAIAAHLKRFPSIRNGLNEVENQVLRVALEHHPDSKKELLSLILKNQGLYGFGDTQYERVLTKIKPLFSSFSPVVLSPDGLGIFKGKTNYYSAIKENDEYLGGALKYNFLYNSSTDRILKL, translated from the coding sequence ATGAGTACCCAATTGCACATAACTAATGGCGATTTTCTTACCCAACGGTTAAAATCGTTAGATCTTAAGGGTGATATTATCACCTGGAGGGAAATGCTATGTGAAGGAAAGACCTTAACGGCAGTTGGGAGCGAATCATTTTGGAAGGCACGTTTTGAATTCCTTAACAAAGCGTATAAAATATCAAAAACCAGTTTCATAGAGCAAACTTTAAAGGAATACAGGTCCCTTTGCAGTCACAAGCAACAGGACCAGATTATTTTATGGTTTGATTATGATCTTTTTTGTCAAATAAATATGTTGGCGGTCATCAGTTGGCTGAAGACACACCGAAGACATGCTGAGATCTCCTTGGTCTCACCGGTCAGTGTGAAAGAAGGGGAAACACCTAAAAGTCTTTCCGAAATGGAAGATCATGAGCTTTTAAGCATCTATGGACTGCGCAAAACACTTACTCAGGATGATATTGAATATGCAGATTACATTTGGCAATTATACTGTAGCAACAATCCCATACGATTAGAGAATGTAGGTGATTTCCAAAACTATCAATTTGACAATCTCGCCAATGCCATTGCTGCTCATCTAAAAAGATTTCCAAGTATACGCAATGGTCTAAATGAGGTGGAAAACCAAGTACTAAGAGTGGCTTTGGAACATCATCCCGATTCAAAAAAGGAATTATTATCCCTTATCCTTAAAAATCAAGGTTTATATGGTTTTGGTGACACCCAATACGAGCGGGTCCTTACTAAAATAAAACCTTTATTTTCCTCTTTCTCCCCTGTGGTGCTATCCCCTGATGGGTTGGGCATCTTTAAGGGAAAAACCAATTATTATTCCGCGATTAAGGAAAATGATGAGTACCTCGGAGGCGCCTTAAAATATAACTTCCTCTATAATTCGTCTACCGACAGAATTCTAAAATTATAA
- a CDS encoding translation initiation factor: MDIKDQLKNLFPDHTPSTEEETSTSNQEEIWMQEAPMICKYEKRKGKPITIIEGYTGADEDFKKLAKELKTKLSVGGSFKDDSIIIQGDYRDKIMEILKEKGFKVKRVGG, encoded by the coding sequence ATGGACATTAAAGACCAGCTAAAAAACTTATTCCCAGATCATACTCCTTCTACCGAAGAGGAAACATCCACATCCAACCAAGAGGAAATTTGGATGCAAGAGGCACCCATGATCTGTAAATATGAAAAACGAAAAGGGAAACCAATCACTATTATTGAGGGATATACCGGGGCTGATGAAGATTTTAAAAAATTGGCCAAGGAGTTAAAGACCAAATTGAGTGTTGGTGGCAGCTTTAAGGATGATTCCATTATCATCCAAGGTGATTACCGTGATAAAATTATGGAAATCTTAAAGGAAAAGGGGTTTAAAGTGAAACGTGTGGGCGGTTAA
- a CDS encoding isopenicillin N synthase family dioxygenase: MSGIPSVNLQDFLSEDKNRNKKFIEEIGSAFEDIGFVALSGHFLSDELVKDLYSEVRSFFNLPQEVKDSYEIPGIGGQRGYTSFGKEHAKGKKEGDLKEFWHFGQYVEDNPKLEAEYPDNVIVKELPNFNVIGKETYKMLEKTAKYVLRALALHLELEETYFDDYIKNGNSILRPIHYPPITSEPKNAIRAAAHGDINLITLLMGAQGKGLQVMNHQGEWVDAIAQPNELMINVGDMLSRLTNNKLKSTIHQVVNPPRELWGTSRYSIPYFMHPVSDMPLNCLENCVDDENPKQFEDITAGEFLHERLIELGLIKK, encoded by the coding sequence ATGAGCGGAATTCCAAGTGTAAATCTTCAAGATTTTTTATCTGAAGACAAGAATAGAAATAAAAAATTTATTGAAGAAATCGGCAGCGCCTTTGAGGATATAGGTTTTGTGGCCTTGAGCGGTCATTTTTTGTCCGATGAACTTGTAAAGGATCTTTACAGTGAAGTTCGCAGCTTTTTCAATTTACCCCAAGAGGTAAAAGATTCTTACGAAATTCCTGGAATTGGTGGACAAAGAGGATATACCTCCTTTGGAAAGGAACACGCAAAGGGTAAAAAAGAAGGGGATTTAAAAGAATTCTGGCATTTTGGCCAATATGTAGAGGACAATCCAAAATTGGAGGCCGAATATCCGGACAACGTGATCGTTAAAGAACTTCCCAATTTTAATGTTATTGGAAAGGAAACCTATAAGATGCTCGAAAAAACGGCAAAATATGTACTTAGGGCCCTGGCTTTGCACCTTGAACTTGAGGAAACTTATTTTGATGATTATATAAAAAACGGAAATTCCATCCTTAGGCCTATCCATTACCCGCCCATAACCTCCGAACCAAAAAATGCAATTAGGGCAGCGGCTCATGGAGACATCAATTTGATAACCCTGTTAATGGGGGCACAAGGGAAAGGGCTTCAGGTAATGAACCATCAAGGGGAATGGGTAGATGCCATAGCACAACCCAATGAACTAATGATCAATGTTGGGGATATGCTTTCCAGGCTAACCAATAACAAACTAAAATCTACCATCCACCAAGTGGTTAATCCTCCCAGGGAACTATGGGGAACATCAAGATACTCCATTCCTTATTTCATGCACCCGGTAAGCGATATGCCGCTCAACTGTTTGGAAAATTGTGTGGATGACGAAAATCCCAAGCAATTTGAGGACATTACAGCGGGAGAGTTTTTACATGAAAGATTGATCGAACTTGGATTGATTAAAAAATAA
- a CDS encoding alpha-ketoacid dehydrogenase subunit alpha/beta, whose product MKYQPKNISKITQLKLYERMMKPRLIEEKMLILLRQGKVSKWFSGIGQEAISVGVTSALKEDEYVLPMHRNLGVFTSRNIPLYRLFSQWQGKNSGFTKGRDRSFHFGTQEFKIVGMISHLGPQLGVADGIALANILKKEKLVTAVFTGEGGTSEGDFHEALNIASVWNLPVLFCIENNGYGLSTPTNEQYKCEHLADKGLGYGIESHIIDGNNILEVYEKVDALCQSMRSTPRPVLLEFKTFRMRGHEEASGTKYVPQELMDEWAKKDPISNYEEFLVSEGVLNDGSIAQIKEKILQEIEDHLQMAYNEEEITLDTIMELKDVYKHFEYQEVNPNNKTANIRLIDAISQGLRQSMERHGNLVLMGQDIADYGGVFKITEGFMEEFGKDRVRNTPICESAIVSTAMGLSINKMKVMVEMQFADFVSSGFNPIVNYLAKSHYRWGEHADIVVRMPCGAGVGAGPFHSQTNEAWFTKTPGLKVVYSAFPYDAKGLLATAINDPNPVLFFEHKALYRSMYQEVPEDYYTLPMGVASILRNGSDITIVTYGAGVHWALEVLDNQPEIDAELLDLRTLQPMDMEAIYASVKKTGKLIILQEDSLFGGVASDISALVMENCFEFLDAPVKRVASLDTPIPFAKKLEQNYLPKERFSLAIKELLDY is encoded by the coding sequence ATGAAATATCAACCCAAGAATATTAGCAAGATCACCCAGTTGAAATTATATGAAAGGATGATGAAACCTCGGTTGATCGAGGAGAAAATGCTGATTTTACTGCGCCAGGGAAAGGTTTCCAAATGGTTCAGTGGCATTGGGCAGGAAGCTATTTCAGTAGGAGTGACATCTGCGTTGAAGGAAGACGAGTATGTCTTGCCCATGCACCGAAACCTAGGTGTTTTCACCTCTCGAAATATTCCTTTATACAGGTTGTTTTCCCAATGGCAAGGCAAGAACAGTGGATTTACCAAAGGGAGGGACCGCAGTTTTCATTTTGGGACCCAAGAATTCAAGATTGTAGGTATGATCTCCCATTTGGGACCACAGTTGGGGGTTGCAGATGGTATAGCGTTGGCAAATATCCTAAAAAAAGAAAAATTGGTGACTGCAGTTTTTACGGGCGAAGGAGGCACCAGTGAGGGAGATTTTCACGAAGCCCTTAATATCGCCTCGGTCTGGAACCTTCCTGTTTTATTCTGTATAGAAAACAATGGATATGGACTTTCTACCCCGACCAATGAACAATATAAATGTGAGCATTTGGCAGATAAGGGCCTAGGCTATGGCATTGAGTCGCACATCATAGATGGCAACAACATTTTAGAGGTCTATGAAAAAGTAGATGCCCTTTGTCAGAGCATGCGAAGTACCCCAAGGCCGGTGCTGTTGGAGTTCAAGACCTTTAGGATGAGGGGGCATGAAGAAGCCAGTGGGACCAAGTATGTCCCTCAGGAACTGATGGATGAATGGGCGAAAAAAGACCCGATTTCAAATTATGAAGAATTTCTGGTCTCAGAGGGAGTGTTAAATGACGGCTCCATAGCCCAGATAAAAGAAAAGATCCTTCAAGAAATAGAGGACCATCTGCAAATGGCTTACAATGAAGAGGAAATCACCCTCGATACCATCATGGAATTAAAGGACGTGTACAAACATTTTGAATATCAAGAAGTTAACCCGAACAATAAGACTGCCAACATCCGGCTTATAGATGCCATTTCGCAAGGACTAAGGCAGTCCATGGAACGGCATGGCAATTTGGTGCTCATGGGTCAGGACATAGCCGATTATGGAGGGGTTTTTAAAATTACCGAAGGATTTATGGAGGAATTTGGTAAGGACCGGGTAAGAAACACTCCCATCTGTGAGTCTGCTATTGTTTCCACAGCCATGGGCCTATCCATTAATAAGATGAAGGTAATGGTAGAAATGCAATTCGCCGATTTTGTAAGTTCTGGTTTCAACCCTATCGTAAACTACTTGGCAAAATCACACTACCGTTGGGGGGAACATGCAGATATTGTGGTTCGTATGCCCTGCGGGGCTGGAGTAGGAGCAGGACCGTTCCATTCCCAGACCAACGAGGCATGGTTTACCAAGACACCAGGCTTAAAGGTGGTCTATTCCGCGTTTCCCTATGATGCCAAGGGATTGTTGGCAACCGCTATTAACGACCCCAATCCGGTACTTTTCTTTGAACATAAGGCCTTATATAGGAGTATGTACCAAGAGGTACCAGAAGATTATTACACCTTACCCATGGGAGTGGCCAGTATTTTGAGAAATGGATCGGACATCACAATAGTTACCTACGGGGCAGGGGTGCATTGGGCCTTGGAAGTTTTGGACAATCAACCAGAGATAGATGCAGAACTTTTGGATTTAAGGACTCTACAACCCATGGATATGGAAGCCATATACGCATCTGTCAAAAAAACGGGAAAACTGATCATCCTACAGGAGGACAGTCTTTTTGGTGGCGTAGCCAGCGATATTTCTGCCTTGGTCATGGAAAACTGTTTTGAATTTCTGGATGCACCGGTAAAGAGAGTGGCCAGTTTGGATACTCCCATCCCATTTGCCAAAAAATTGGAACAAAACTACCTCCCAAAGGAACGTTTTTCGCTAGCTATCAAAGAGTTACTGGATTATTAG
- a CDS encoding lipocalin family protein, whose translation MNKKIILMLALAALIMTSCSVTKEVRSQRNMLSGTWSLNTISYENNTGTFSSLLFNDTKDICFKNSEWFFRDNNSTGRYTIPSGSLCSGGDRYIKWSVVNREGLPNQLQFKSINAKNKDISGGFGYRLDIVSLTPQAMTLKSDVSVNGSPVTVVYNYTKK comes from the coding sequence ATGAATAAAAAAATCATTTTAATGCTTGCTCTTGCAGCACTAATCATGACATCCTGTTCCGTAACCAAAGAGGTTCGGAGCCAAAGAAATATGTTGAGCGGGACCTGGTCCTTGAACACTATTTCCTACGAAAATAATACCGGAACCTTCTCTTCCTTGCTTTTTAACGATACAAAGGATATCTGTTTTAAGAACAGTGAGTGGTTTTTTAGAGATAACAATAGCACAGGACGCTATACCATACCTAGTGGGAGCCTTTGTTCTGGCGGAGATCGTTATATCAAATGGTCCGTAGTGAACAGGGAAGGACTTCCCAATCAACTACAGTTCAAGTCGATCAATGCTAAAAATAAAGATATCAGTGGTGGTTTTGGCTACCGTTTGGATATCGTTAGCTTGACCCCACAGGCCATGACATTGAAATCTGATGTTTCCGTTAATGGTTCGCCTGTAACCGTAGTTTATAATTACACTAAAAAGTAA
- a CDS encoding OmpA family protein: MKNIVSRSIMFVMALTIIASCSTVKNANKTQKGAVIGAAGGAAVGGVIGNNVGKGNTALGAIIGAVVGGAAGGYIGNRMDKQAERIETEIPGAEVSRVGEGINVTFNEDAGVYFDTNKSAVKGASAETLNRLAGVLKEYPDTNILVEGHTDSAGSDEYNMSLSQQRAQSVTNYLISQGIDRGRLTAKWYGENQPKSDNSTPEGRAKNRRVEMVIVANEALKQEAIEKTKG; the protein is encoded by the coding sequence ATGAAAAATATAGTATCAAGAAGTATCATGTTTGTAATGGCTCTCACCATTATTGCAAGTTGTAGTACAGTTAAGAATGCCAATAAAACCCAAAAAGGTGCTGTGATCGGTGCTGCTGGTGGCGCTGCGGTAGGTGGTGTTATCGGAAATAACGTAGGTAAGGGAAATACTGCTTTAGGTGCCATTATCGGTGCTGTGGTAGGTGGCGCTGCCGGAGGTTATATAGGAAATAGAATGGACAAGCAGGCGGAACGTATAGAGACCGAGATTCCAGGGGCAGAAGTGTCTAGAGTAGGTGAAGGGATCAACGTGACCTTCAATGAAGATGCCGGTGTGTATTTTGACACTAATAAATCAGCGGTAAAAGGAGCTTCAGCCGAGACTTTAAATAGGTTGGCCGGTGTTTTAAAGGAATATCCAGACACCAATATTTTGGTAGAAGGACATACCGATAGTGCAGGTAGTGATGAGTACAACATGAGCCTTTCACAACAACGTGCACAGTCAGTCACCAATTACCTTATTTCACAGGGAATAGATAGAGGTAGACTTACCGCCAAGTGGTATGGTGAGAATCAGCCTAAATCGGACAATTCAACCCCTGAGGGAAGAGCAAAGAACCGTAGGGTAGAAATGGTTATTGTGGCCAATGAGGCATTAAAACAAGAAGCCATTGAAAAAACAAAAGGATAA